Proteins encoded together in one Hylaeus volcanicus isolate JK05 chromosome 3, UHH_iyHylVolc1.0_haploid, whole genome shotgun sequence window:
- the LOC128874463 gene encoding acetylcholine receptor subunit alpha-L1, with protein sequence MIPQAIVLILSVGVCYSNPDAKRLYDDLLSNYNRLIRPVSNNTDTVVVKLGLRLSQLIDLNLKDQILTTNVWLEHEWQDHKFQWDPAEYGGVTELYVPSEHIWLPDIVLYNNADGEYGVTTMTKAILHYTGKVLWTPPAIFKSSCEIDVRYFPFDQQTCFMKFGSWTYDGFQIDLKHINQNMGDKVEVGIDLREYYPSVEWDILGVPAERHKKYYPCCLEPYPDIFFNITLRRKTLFYTVNLIVPCVSISYLSVLAFYLPADSGEKIALCINILLSQTMFFLLISEIIPSTSLALPLLGKYLLFTMILVGLSVIVTIIILNVHYRKPSTHKMSPWVRKFFIRRLPKVLLMRVPDDLLNDLAAHKIYGRRKSGKKNKFNAAVAAALQSSSIVSSPDSAQHQRIGGCNGLHTTTAHNRFLGGIGGYNGLPTVMSGLDESLSDVTPKKKYPFELEKALHNVMFIQHHIQRQDEFNAEDQDWGFVAMVLDRLFLWIFSIASFVGTIVILCEAPSLYDDTKPIDMEYSSVAQQQFLPNGDLLDTLV encoded by the exons ATGATACCGCAAGCGATCGTGTTGATCCTCTCAGTGGGGGTATGCTACAGCAACCCCGACGCGAAGAGACTGTACGACGACCTGTTGTCGAATTACAATCGGCTGATTCGCCCCGTGTCCAACAATACGGACACCGTTGTTGTTAAACTAGGACTACGTCTTTCTCAACTTATAGATCTC AATTTGAAGGATCAAATCCTCACGACGAACGTTTGGCTGGAACAC GAATGGCAGGATCATAAGTTTCAATGGGATCCGGCCGAATACGGAGGTGTCACTGAACTCTACGTGCCCAGCGAACACATATGGCTTCCAGACATTGTCCTTTACAACAA TGCCGACGGAGAGTACGGAGTCACTACAATGACGAAAGCTATTCTACATTACACTGGAAAAGTTCTTTGGACCCCACCAGCGATTTTCAAGTCTTCGTGCGAGATAGACGTTAGATACTTCCCGTTCGATCAACAAACATGCTTCATGAAGTTCGGTTCGTGGACCTACGACGGTTTTCAG ATCGACTTGAAGCACATTAACCAGAACATGGGCGACAAAGTAGAGGTTGGCATCGACCTCCGCGAATATTACCCCAGCGTAGAATGGGATATACTGGGTGTCCCAGCGGAACGGCACAAGAAGTACTACCCCTGTTGCCTCGAGCCCTATCCCGACATCTTCTTCAACATCACGTTACGTCGCAAAACATTGTTCTACACGGTGAACCTGATCGTGCCGTGCGTGAGCATCTCCTATTTGTCCGTGTTGGCCTTCTACCTGCCCGCCGACTCCGGCGAGAAGATCGCTCTTTGCATCAACATTCTGCTGTCGCAGACGATGTTTTTCCTCCTAATATCCGAGATCATACCATCCACGTCGCTGGCGCTTCCGTTGCTGGGCAAGTACCTGCTGTTCACGATGATTCTGGTGGGCCTGTCCGTAATAGTGACGATCATCATACTGAACGTACACTATCGGAAACCCAGCACCCACAAAATGAGCCCGTGGGTCAGAAAGTTCTTCATACGAAGATTACCGAAAGTGCTGCTGATGCGGGTGCCCGACGACCTCCTCAACGACCTCGCCGCGCACAAGATATACGGGAGGAGAAAATCTGGCAAAAAGAACAAGTTCAACGCCGCTGTCGCGGCCGCTTTGCAATCTTCCTCGATAGTGTCATCGCCAGATTCTGCGCAACATCAACGGATTGGTG GATGCAACGGCTTGCACACTACGACCGCGCATAACAGATTTCTGGGAGGTATAGGCGGATACAACGGGCTTCCCACGGTGATGTCCGGTCTGGATGAATCGTTGAGCGACGTCACCCCGAAGAAGAAGTATCCCTTCGAGCTCGAGAAAGCTTTGCACAATGTGATGTTCATTCAACACCATATCCAACgtcaagacgaattcaatgCG GAAGACCAGGACTGGGGCTTCGTGGCGATGGTTCTGGACCGACTCTTCCTCTGGATTTTCTCGATAGCCTCCTTCGTCGGCACGATCGTCATCCTGTGCGAGGCTCCGTCGCTTTACGATGACACCAAACCGATCGACATGGAGTACTCCTCTGTCGCTCAACAGCAATTTCTCCCAAATGGTGACTTGCTAGACACTCTTGTGTAG